Genomic DNA from Taurinivorans muris:
TTGAAGGGTCTTTGCCGGAGAAAGCGCCGCCGCCGTGGTTGCCCATGCCGCCGTAAGTGTCGTTGATGATTTTACGGCCGGTAAGTCCGCAGTCCCCGACAGGTCCGCCGATTACAAAGCGTCCGGTGCGGTTGATGAAAATTTCGCAGTCTTTTTCATCGAAAAATCCTGATTGGCTGAGTACCGGATAAATGACTTCGCGGCGGACGGCTTCTTCGATGTCCGCTTGTGAAACATTCGGAGAGTGCTGGGTTGAAATGACGACGTTGTTGATGTGGGTCGGTTTGCCGTTTTCGTATTCAAAGGAAAGCTGTGTTTTTCCGTCGGGACGGAAGAAATCGACAATGCCGTTTTTACGCACACGCGCCAACTGCAAGGACAGCTGGTGCGCCCAATAGATAGGGGCGGGCATAAGTGTGCTGGTTTCATTGGAAGCGAAGCCGAACATCATGCCTTGGTCGCCTGCGCCCTGGTCTTCCGGTTTGGTGCGGTTCACGCCTTGCGCGATGTCGACGGATTGTTTGTCGATGGAGGAAAGGACGGCGCAGGTCTGATAGTCGAATCCCATGTCGGAGCTGTTGTAACCGATATTTTTAATGGTTTCACGCACGACATGGGGAAGGTCCGCATAGCCGGAAGTGGTGATTTCCCCGGCGATAACCGCCATACCTGTTGTTACCAGCGTTTCGCAGGCAACGTGTGAATCGGGATCTTGTTCAAGAAGCGTGTCTAAGATTGCATCGGAAATTTGGTCGGCAACTTTGTCCGGGTGACCTTCTGTCACTGATTCGGAAGAAAAAACGTATTTACCTTTTGCGGGAATCATAAGTCTCCTTTGCGAGGCTTTTTTTTTGCGTTCGCTTATTTTGTTATTGAAATATTATCCAAAAGGCGCGCTTTGCCGAGATATACAGCAACAGCGACAACAGCGCTTCCTTTCAGGGTTTCGACATTTTCCAAATTGTCCTTATCCACCATGCTGCAGTAATCAATGCGCGCCATGGGGATATTTTCCTTTATATAGCCGGCAAAAAACGCATGAAGGTTTTTTGCGGAATGTTCGCCTTGTTCCGCTTTTTCTTTCAAAAGCAAAAGCCCTTTGCGGATATGGGGTGCGAGAGCCCGCTCCTCTTCGGTAAGATAAGCGTTGCGGGAGCTCATGGCAAGTCCGTCGCTTTCACGCACAAGCGGACAGCCGACAATTTCCACCGGCATATTCAGATCACGCACCATGCGGCGGATAATGGTCAGCTGCTGATAATCCTTTTCACCGAAGCAGGCGAAATCAGGCTGGATAAGGTTGAAAAGCTTTGTAACCACAGTGCAGACACCGCGGAAATGGGTCGGACGGGTCACGCCGCACAAACCCTTGGCAAGCTCCGGCACCTCGACCCATGTCGCATGGTCCGGGTGATACATGGCGTTTGCCGGCGGTTCGAACAAAATATCCGTGCCGGCTTTTTCCGTGGCGGCATGGTCACGGTCCGGGTCGTTCGGATACGCGTCCAAATCTTCGTTCGGCGCAAATTGCGTCGGGTTGACAAAACGGCTGACAACGACAATATCGGCAAGTTCTTTTGCTTTCGTTATTAAAGAAATATGTCCCGCATGGAGATAGCCCATAGTTGGCACAAGAGCTATGGTTTTGCCTTGCTTTTTCAGTTCCCTGCAGCGTGCCTTGATTTCATTGAGTGTCGCAATAATTTCCATGATGTTCACCGACTATATCAATTTATTGTTATATGGTTATATAGACAGCTCCTTTTATATAGCTAAATTTTGCTTCTGTCTAGTTTAATTTTTTGAAATCACGCTTTTTCTTGTCAAAAGTTTGAAGAGGTTGTAAAATAAAAAAGTTCCGGACCGGAATATAATTTATGAGCGCCAGGATGTTGGAGTGAGAATGAATCCTTTATTTCAGGGGAAGATAGATAATTTTTGCGCGGCCTATTCTGTTTTAAACGCTTTTCGGCTTTTATTCGGCATTTCCGCTTTTCAGGCGAGGGATATGCTCAACGCCACGTTTATCGAACAGGCGAGGCACAGCGATACATGGAAAAAAATTGTCTGTCATGAAACGACGTATTACGATCTTGTCGCAGGCATGCTGGAAAACGGAAAAGCGAATTTGGCGTATTCGTATTACTGCCCGTTTCCGGCTAAGGATTTCAATATGTCCCGCATCCGTTCCTTTTCTCCGGAAGTCGATATCGATACCGTATGGAATTTTTTGCAGAACATCATCGATACGGATCCGTCATCCATAAAACCGGTGACGGCGGTTTTGCGCTTTTGCCGTTTTATGCCCAATCAGATCGGGCCTATCGTCGACCATTGGTCAACAATCATGCGGGTTACGGATAAGGAAATTTATTTGTATGACTGCAGCTTGGAGCCCACAGGCTGGTATGTCTTACATCGCGGTAAGTTTTTTTCCGCTCCTTTCGGGGCGGTTCCCCCCCAAAGGACAGCTTTGGAACAGCAGTATATGCTGAATCTCGCAAGTGAGGAGTTCGGTGTGATTTGTCCGGAGTCGATTTTTGTCGTGGAGAAAAAAAATTCTCCTTTTGAAACGTTCGCAAGCGCGTTTAAAAGAAAAATTTTTGATATTTAATCTTGACCAAATTACGGAGCAACCTTATTTTATGAAGAACTTTAATAATCAAACGGATAGCGTATGTCACAAATAGAAAGTGTGGAACTTGAAGAAATTTTTTTGGAATACGAGGTGCTTGCGGCGCAAGTCGACAAGCTCTTTCAGGACGTGCAGTCAAAATACCCGGAAGAAGTCGCCTGCACCAGGACATGCAGCGACTGCTGCCATGCTCTTTTTGATTTGTCCCTTGTGGAAGCCATGGCGGTAAACCGCGCTTTTCATGAGAAATTCGGGTTCGGGGCGGAACGCTCCAAAATAATGGAAAGGGCTGGTGATGCGGACAGGACGCTGACCCGTTTGAAATACCAGTATTTCAGAAATGCGCAGTGCGGCATGAGCGATGCGGATATTATGGAAAAAGCCGCCCATGAAAAGGTGCGCTGCCCTCTTTTGGGTGACGACGACCTTTGTATGCTTTATGAACACCGCCCTCTGACATGCCGTATTTATGGCGTGCCGACCGCCATTAAAGGCAAGGGGCATGTTTGCGGAAAGTGCCGTTTCGACAAGGGCGGCAAATATCCTACCTTGCAGCTTGACAGGATACAGGACAAGCTTGCGGGCTTAAGCCATAAGATAACGAAAGCCATAGGTTCCGGATATAAGGATTTGCATTCTGTTTATGTGCCTGTTTCCATGGCGTTAATGAATAAGTACGATGAGGAATATCTTGGCGTGAAGCAAGATGGGAAACCCAAGAAGAAACTGAAATCCCCTCTGGAATAGGAGGAAAATATGGCATTGAACATTCCGGCTTCCGTTTACCGTGACAGCACTCCCCCTGATTTGACTCCCGAACAGGAACAGCTGAAGAAAGAATTGTACGATAAAATTTCACCGCGCAGAAGAAAATTTATCGATAAAATAGGTTATGAAAATTGGGACCCTTTTCCGAAACCGAACGACCCCATGGAAATACGCCGCGACATTTCAAAGCGTACCAGCCAAGACCTTTTCAGGGAATATTTTCAAACCCGCCCGAAAGATGAGGTCCAAAGCAATGCATACCGCCAAGCCGTATTGGAATTAGCCCTCGGCATCATCAACAAAGATGAAAAGTTCTTAGGGTATTTCGATTTTGCCGTTTGGTATTACAATCTTCTTGAAAAAGAAGGGTATGTGGAAGAAAAAAATGCGGAACATTCTTCCAGGTGATGAATGCTCCGGGCACATTTCAAATAAGAAACAGAGGAAACCATGAAAGAAAGATATGATTCATTAGATGAATATATTGCTGATTTGCAGGCGGAAATCGCCCAAAGCGACAATTGCGCCAATCATTTTTATCAACTCGGCATGGCAATGCTTGCGAAGCATGATTATGTCGAGGCGGAAAGCGCCTTTTTAAATGCCGTGCGTTTATCCCCCCGTCTTGCGGAAGGTTTTGTCCAGCTTGGCGGGCTTTGTTTGCAGCGCGGCGATTATGAGGGCTGTTTGCGGTACAATACCGAAGCTTCCAATATCAGGGCTAAATATGCCGTACCGCAGGCGAATATCGGTTTTTGCCATTTGCAGATGGGCGATATAAAAAAAGCGAAATCAGCGCTTATAAAAGCTTTGAAATGGGATCCGGAATTTTTGCAGGCGAGAACGACTTTGGCTTCCGCGTATTTTATGGAAGGCAATTATGATGCGTGCATTGAAGAAAGCAGCGCAGTCATTAAGGCACAGCCGGTTTTCGGACCTGCCTGGAATAATTTGGCGCTTGCCTATTTTGAAAAAGAAGAATTTAAAAAAGCCGCCGAGGCTGTGGAACAGGCTCAAAAATGCGGTTATGAAGTTCATCCCGATTTTGTAAGGCAAGTCCGGGAAAAAGCATAAGAGGCTGTGATTTTCTTACGAAGGGCAAAACTTGAGGGTTTTGCCCTTTTCATATTTCATGCGAGCGGTTTTCGGCGGCGGTCTGAATGTCTTGCCAAAAGGGCTACTTGCGGATGTGTGGTTTGGCGGACAGCGGCGCGGATATGCTGTTTGACAGGCGCTTTAAGTAGATTGAACGGCGCTTTTAAAAGATTTCAGTTTTCCGTGGAAACGTATGAAACGTAAAACGTTAGGCTGTCTTATTGCCGGACTGTTATGCCGTGATTGCTTGCAGGGTGGCGATACCGAGGGAAATTCCGTCTATGGGAAATCATTTCGCGGGGTTTGGCGGAGCATTTTTTAACAAGGCGGCACCATCGCCTGCGGCAGGCTCAGCCCGGTAAAAACATATTAAAAAACCGCTTTTGTTATTGACATAAATCATGGTTCTATACTAGCTTAACGGCATTGGGTTTCTGATAGTATTTTGTCCTTTTTGCCGTTTGTTGCAAATATGGTTTTTTTTGGGAGTGATTATGTCTTCTTTTCCGGTTATCCGCCATGAAATGGAATATGTCTGCACAAAATGCAATGCCCGCCACAGTATTGACGAGCTTTTGTATACCTGCCCGTCCTGCGGGGGAGTGCTTTTGCTGAACGATAGGGATTTTGCCGAATATAAAAAAATACCGGGCAAAAAATGGCAGAAACTTTTTGATGAGCGCCGCGCGAGCGACTGTCAGGCGTTAAAAGGAATTTTCCGTTATTATGAACTCATGGCTCCCGTGCTGGAAGAAGAGGACATTGTTTATCTTGGCGATGGGCACAGTCCGGTTATTTTGGCTTCAAAGGAATTGAGGGAAAATTTAGGCATTGATTTCGCTTTCAAGCACGAGGGACAAAATCCCTCCGCTTCTTTTAAAGACAGGGGCATGGCGGGCGTATTCAGCTATTTGCGCGCTATGGTGCGTAAACACGGCTGGGACGATATTCTGACCGTCTGCGCTTCAACCGGCGACACTTCCGCCGCGGCGGCCCTGTACGGAGCGTACGTGGGAAGTCCCATAAAAACAGTGGTTCTTTTGCCGGAAGGGAAAGTGACTCCGCAGCAGCTGTCACAGCCTTTGGGAAGCGGGGCGACGGTTCTGCAGATTCCGGGGGTTTTTGACGACTGCATGAAAGTTGTGGAGCATTTGGCAAGCCATTACCGTGTCGCGCTTTTAAATTCCAAAAACAGCTGGCGTATTTTGGGGCAGGAATCCTATGCTTACGAAGTCGCCCAGGAATACCGCTGGAATATGAAGAATAAAGCCCTCTTCGTGCCTATCGGCAACGCAGGCAACATCACGGCGATCATGTCCGGGTTCATCAAAATGAAAAAACTGGATATCATTGACGAACTGCCCCGTATTTTCGGGGTGCAGTCCCACCATGCCGACCCTGTGTACCAATATTACCACCAAGTGAAAGAAAACCGGGTTTATCACCCCGTGGAGGTGAAGCCCAGCGTCGCCCAAGCCGCGATGATCGGAAACCCGGTGTCTTTTCCCCGTGTGCAAAAGCTTGCGGCGGAGTATGAAGCGCTTGGCGGCAATTTCAATGTGGTGCAGGTAAGGGAACAGGATATCATGAATGCGATGATCATTGCCAACAGACACGGGCATATCGCCTGCACGCAGGGCGGGGAATGTCTTGCAGGTTTGTTCCATGCGAAACAGCAGGGAAAAATCGCCCATGAATTCGCCATTCTTGATGCGACAGCCCATGCATTGAAGTTTTCCGGTTTTCAGGAAATGTATTTTGAAAATACGTTTCCTCCGGAGTTCGGCGTCGTTCCGAAAGAAAATTTATGCAACAGACCGCATTCCGTTATTTCCGAAGAAAGGAAAAAAAGCCTTTCCGCCGGGGAATACGCGGAAGAAGCCGCCCGAAACATTGCCGGGTTCATGGGCTTGGCAAAGCGGTAGCAATTAATTTAAATATAATTAATGCTTGACAGAGAACAATTTGCAGGCTATTTGATAAGAACCGCTTTGCGGAAATTTTTAGTTAGTGTAAACTAATTTCGGAGGATACTACTATGGGTTATATGGCTAGCGTAGACGCTGATAAATGTATCGGCTGCGGCGAATGTATCGATATTTGTCCTGTAAGCCTTTATGAACTTGTTGATGGTAAAAGTGTTGCTAAAAATCCTGAAGAATGCCTTGGCTGCGAATCCTGCACGGGCGTTTGCGAACAAGACGCTATTACCATTACTGAAGCATAATTGTTTTATGCGGCAATAATTTTGTGGCAAGGCGGACGCTTTGCCACTTTTTTTATAAGAAAGGAATGAGTATGGCTCTCTATACCGATAAAGAAGCTCTTGATTACCATAAGTTCCCCCGCAAGGGCAAAGTTGAAGTTCTTCCCACTGTTTTGTGCGATACGCAGAAAGATTTGTCTGTCGCCTATTCCCCCGGGGTTGCCGTTCCCTGCATGGAAATCCATGAAGACGAGAAAAAAGTCGATGTCTACACAGGCAGGGCGAACCTTGTCGCCGTTGTTTCCAACGGAACGGCGGTGCTCGGACTTGGCAATATCGGAGCGAAAGCTTCCAAGCCCGTGATGGAAGGCAAGGGGCTTTTATTTAAAATGTTTGCCGATGTTGATGTGTTCGATATCGAGCTTTCCGAAAAAGACCCTAAAAAAATTTGTCAGATCGTCAAAGCCCTTGAGCCGACATTCGGCGGTATCAATCTGGAAGATATCAAAGCGCCCGAATGCTTTTATATTGAAGAACGCTTGAAAAAAGAAATGAATATTCCCGTTTTCCATGATGACCAGCACGGTACGGCGGTTATTTCCGGAGCGGGGCTTATCAACGCCTGCGAGCTGACCAAAAGAAAAATATCCTCTTGTAAAATCGTTATTTCCGGAGCCGGTGCGGCTGCCATCGCCTGCGCCAATTTTTACGTGTCGCTCGGCGTCAAACGTAAAAATATCTTTATGTTCGATTCCAAAGGGCTTATTCACCAAGGCAGAACGGATTTAAATAAATATAAGAAACGGTATGCGCAAAAAAATCCCTGCACTATGGCGGAAGCCATGCGAGGTGCCGATGTTTTTCTCGGACTTTCCAAAAAGGGCGTGATTGACGGGGATATGCTCAAAACCATGAATCCGCAGCCTTTGATTTTCGCCTGCGCAAACCCCGATCCCGAAATCACTTATGACGAGGCGAAAAAGGCGGTGCCGGACTGCATTATCGGCACGGGCAGGAGCGATTACCCCAATCAAATCAATAACGTATCCGGTTTTCCTTTCTTGTTCAGAGGGGCTTTGGATGTCGGGGCGACAGAAATCAATGAAGCTATGAAAATTGCCGCCGCTTACGCCCTTGCGGGGCTTGCCAAGGAAAAGCATATTCCGGAAGAAGTGAAAAAAGCCTACGGCGGGCAGGAATTTAAGTTCGGTACGGAGTATATCATTCCAAAACCTTTGGACCCGAGAATTTTGGAATGGGAAACCGTTGCCGTGGCAAAAGCGGCTATGGAGTCAGGCATTGCCGCCCGTCCCATTGAAGATTTTGCAAAATATAAGAAGGAACTCCGCTCACGGGTTGAAAACTGCCGTAAACGCGCGAAAGCCGTTTATCCTTTTTATAAGTAACCCTTACAGCTAAGGTACATTATTGCATAAAAGGGCAATTTCCTGCTTTGCGCTGTTGGATACCGTCCGATCAGCGCAGGCAGGTTTTGCTCTTTTTTGTTTTATCTTTTGCTGTTTTGTTGCTGTATGATGATGAAGCGCCAGACGCGTGAAAAAAAAATTGTGTCTTTACCGCATGTTTTAACATGAGGAGTTTTTTATGCAGGGGAAAAACTTTTATCTCTGCTGTCGCTATCCGTAAAGCTCACAAGTTTGCTGACGGCTAAAGCGGGAAACTTCTTCCCCTGCCCCCCGTTGCTCTCTGCTGCAAAACTTTTCATACTGATTTTCCGCATGCGTTTAACAGTACATAATAGTATGAATATCATGCTGAAATGTTTCAGAACTTGTACAGCGTGTCGGTTGGATTGTTTTTTTCGGCTGCGCCCGTCCTGCCGGTAAAAACGGGCAGGGCTGTCAGTGACGGCATGCGCCGGAAGAAAATCTTATTGCTGATCAACTTACTGATCAATCTGAAAATACCGTGCAGCCGCTTTTCTTTGCGGATTTTTTAATTTGTTCATGGTAAAAATAATTGACAATCACTGGCGGTGCTTCAAAGGGGAGTTTTATATTGTCATTGTTTGTTGCATAATCAAGCCCGATTTTTGCGGCGTATTTTTTTAATTTCATGTTCAGCTGTTCCCAATAATTACGGTTTCCTTTATCATAAATTTCCTGATAGAGGGGCAGCAGTTCCGGGTGGCTGTTTTGTATGTATTTCATAATTACTGTTTTATAGTCGCCCCGCAGATTGAGATTTTCCAGCCAAATCAGATTGCAGTGTTTTTTTGCGCGCCGTATGATGGCTTTTATATCGGTAAGTTCGGGAAATATGGGAGAAATGAAGCAGGTTGTGCGGATGCCTGCCTGGTGAAACGTTTCCATTGCCGCAAGCCGCCGTTCAATACTGACCGCATTGTCCATATCATTTTTAAAATTTTCGTCCAATGTGTTGACAGACCATGAAATACGGGCTTCGGGGAATGTTTTGAGCAAATCCAAATCCCGCAGGATTAAATCGCTTTTTGTCGCAATGCTGATTTTTATGCCGCTTCCTTTCAGCTGTTCCAGTAAGGCGCGTGTGCGCTTGTAATGCTTTTCCTGCGGCAGGTATGGGTCGGTAACGGAACCGATAAACAATTCTTTGCCTGCATATTTTTGGGGATTGCTGATTTCAGTCCATGTTTTGACATCTAAAAACGTTCCCCATGGTTCGGTGTGACCGGTGAAGCGCTTCATGAAAGAGGCATAGCAATAGCGGCAGCCATGGGTGCAGCCCGTATAGGGATTGGCGGAATATTCGCATACGGGCAGATTGGATTTGCTGAGAATGTTTTTTGTTTGGATTTCTCTAATAAGCGGTGTGTTCATGAGCGTACTTTCGCAGAAAAAAGGCTCTGCTTTAGTCAGTCAATGAGGTTTTCATAGGCGAAGTAAAGCGCCATGAGCACGGCACTTTGGCGTATGCTTTCCCTGTTGCCTTCAAAAAGAAAATGTCTCGCCCGAGTTTCAAACGCTCCTAAGAGTACGGGCTTGCTTTCGTTTTGCAGATAAATATGCTTCATGAGCTGGCAGGATTTGAGCCAATTTTGTTCCATGCCGTTTTCAAGCGCCTGCCCTTTTTTGATTTTGATTTTTTTGCGTAATACGGAAAAGTCCTTAGGTAAGGACAGCCCGATAAAGACAGTGCCTACCGGTTTTTCGTCATTTCCGCCGTTCGGACCGGCAATGCCCGAAACGGACAGCCCGATATGGCTTTTGGCAGCGGAACAGACCCCGCCCGCCATTTGGCAGACAGTTGGAATGCTGACAGCCCCGAAGGTTTTGAGGACTTTTTTTTCAACGCCCAAAAGAGAATGTTTAAGCTCGTTGCTGTACGTCAAAACTCCGCCCTCAAACCATGCGCTTGCGCCGCTTATTTGCGTGACAGCGGCTCCGAGCAATCCGCTTGTGCAGGATTCAGCAACTGCCAGACGCATTTTGAATTGAGGCAGAAGAATGCCGAGTTCATGGCTCAGGCAGGCGCTCATGCGGTAAAAATCGAAAAGCGCATTTTTGGCGGAATTTTCCGCAAGGCTTGAGCCTAATGTCTTATCTTGGGAAGCGGGCATGCCCGCTATGAAATCGCTCATGGAAGTTCCTTTTTCGCTTTGTATTGGCTAAGAAGCATGCCTCCCAAAATGGCGAGGGAGGCGAAATATTGTGTCGTTGTCAGGCGTTCTTCCAAAAAAAGCACGCCGATAACAAGGGTGATGACAGGAATCAGGTTGATATAGGCGGCGGCTTCCGTTGCGGAAAGCTTGGAAACGCCGTAATTATAAAAGCCGTAGCCAAGCAGGCTGACAACAACGCCCAAATAAAAAATGGAAAACAAGGGAAGCCAGTCCGGAATGGAAACATCAAGGGTGACAGGGCTGAATTCAAGAGGCAGAAAGGTGAGGGGAAGATAAAAAAGAACGCCTCCGAAGCTCATGGCTGCCGTGTAAACCCAGGGACTCATGGCGGCGGAAAGGTTACGGCAAGCGAGCGTATAGCCCACTCCGCAAAAAACCGCTCCGAGTTCAAGCATATTTCCTAAAAAAGGATTGGGAACAGCCTGGCTTGTTTCCCCGCTGAAAGAAAGCCAAAAAACGCCTAAAAAGGCGAGAATGAAGCCTGCCCATGCGTGGACGCTTTGTTTTTCCTTAAGGAATATCCAAGCGCAGAAGCCTACGCAAAGGGGCATTATGGCGAGAACCATGCCCGCTTGGGCGGAAGACGTATACCGCAGGGCGGAAGTTTCAAAAAGAAAATAAAGGCAGGGTTCGCAAAGGACACCGCCCAACAGGACGGGGAAATTCTTCCTTGTCATATGGGTGATGAGAGGTTTGAGAAAGGGCAGGCAGATAAGGCTTGAAATAAGCATGCGTCCCGCAATGACTTCGAAAGGCGTATACGCCGTCAAAGCGAATTTCAGCCCGATGAAGGAACTCGCCCAAGCTGTCATGCCGATAACGAGGGCTAGGTGGGGAATGCATTTTTGTATGTTTAAATTCATGGTTCGCTACGCCGTTATCTTGATATGTTTGTCTTGCAGCTCTGTGACATAGCCGATTTCAAAGGCTTTATCCCCGTTGTCCTGCAAAGCCCTGCTTATTCGACATACTTTTTCCTCCGGCACCGCCAGCAAAATGCCTCCTGAGGTTTGCGGGTCGTGGCAGAGCGTGGCGATAAGCTCCGGAACGCGTTCTTCAATCTGTACGGATTGTTCCGCGTAGCGCTTATTGTCGTAACAGCGTTTGGGTATCAGCCCGTTTCGGGCGTAATCCAAAACATACCGCATGAAAGGAATTTTTTCTTGCTGCAAAACAATGCTTTTTCGGGAAGCTTTCGCCATTTCCAAACTATGCCCGATGAGCCCGAAGCCCGTAATATCCGTGCTTGCTTCGATTTGAAATTCCTGGATGATGCCCGCAGCGGAGTTATTCAATTTTGTCGTATGGGAAAAAAGCTCTTTTTCGGCGTTTTCCGCATTGTCCCATTTTCCCCGTATGCCGGTGCTCAATACTCCTGTTCCCAGTGGTTTTGTGAGGATGAGAATATCACCTGCATGCAGGTTTTTATTTTGGCTGAAATGGTTTTTATTGACAATGCCCGTGACGGAAAGCCCGAAACGGAGCTCCTTGCTTTCAAGGGTATGCCCGCCGCAGGGAACGGCGCCGGCTTCAAGGGTTTTGTCAAGAGCTCCCTGCATGATTTCTTCTATGACTTCAAGGGGGGTGTCGCAGGAGGAAAAGGATAAGATGTTCATGACAGTATAGGCTTGCCCGCCCATGGCGTAAATATCGGAAAGCGCGTTGCAGGCGGCGCTTTGCCCGAACAAACGGGGATTGTTTCCGAGCGGAGCGATGATGTCGATACTTTGCACAAGCGCTTTATCCTCGTTCGGCAATGCCACGACAAAAGAGTCCTCATTGTGGCTGTGCTCGGAAAGCAGCAATGAAGAATGCTGTTTGGGCAGGAAAGACAAAAGAGCGTCCAGAACCTCCGGAGCGGTTTTTGCGCTTCAGCCTGCGTCAAGGGCTTTGCTCATCAAAGGATAGTGCATTGTTTCCCTATTTGTTTTGCGTTGATAATTTTTGCTGCAGCTGAATTAAAATTTCACGGGCTTGCGTGTCGTTTTGTTCAGCCGCCTTTTGCAGCCAGTATTCCGCTTTTTTATAGTTTTGAAATTTCGATTTCAGCAAATAAAAAACTCCCAGATCGTACTGGGCGTCCACAAGCCCCGTATTTGCCGCGCTTTCATATAAAATATGCGCTTGGTCCAAATTCTTGGGAATGCCCAGACCCTGCCTGTACATGCCCGCCAGAAGATATTGGGCTGTGGGAAAACCTTGTTCCGCCGCTTTTGTGTACCATGCCGCCGCAATGGTTTCATTTTTAGGGACGAGAATACCGTTTTCATAAAGCAAACCCACTTGCAGCTGGGCGGGGGCATAGCCTGAATGGGCGGATTTTCGGTATAACTGTACTGCTTGTCCCATATCTTTGCTGAAGCCTGTTCCTGTTTCGTACATGGTGGCAAGTTCATACATGGAGGGGGCGTGGTCTTTGGCCGCGGCTTCACGAAAAGCGTAAATGGCGTATTTGAGGGCTTCGTCGCCTTGTCCGAACCTGCCTTTGTAATAGAGCAGACCCAAATGGTATTTTGCGTCAATGTTCCCAAGCTCGGCTGCCTGTTTGTAATAATTTGCGGAACGCATGACATTTTGGCGGGGAGAGCCGGCTTCATACATTCTGCCGAGTTCAAGCATGGCTCTTGTATTTTTTTTGCCCGCCAAATCTTCTAAAAGCTTAAAGGCTTTGTCGATGTTTTTTTGTTCACCGGTATCGTAAAAATAGCTTCGCGCAAGGAGGATTGCCGCGTTTTCATCGCCCTGCCGGGATTTTTCTTCCAATTCTTCCCGGTTGATTTGCCGTTTGTTTTGTGCGGTTT
This window encodes:
- the metK gene encoding methionine adenosyltransferase codes for the protein MIPAKGKYVFSSESVTEGHPDKVADQISDAILDTLLEQDPDSHVACETLVTTGMAVIAGEITTSGYADLPHVVRETIKNIGYNSSDMGFDYQTCAVLSSIDKQSVDIAQGVNRTKPEDQGAGDQGMMFGFASNETSTLMPAPIYWAHQLSLQLARVRKNGIVDFFRPDGKTQLSFEYENGKPTHINNVVISTQHSPNVSQADIEEAVRREVIYPVLSQSGFFDEKDCEIFINRTGRFVIGGPVGDCGLTGRKIINDTYGGMGNHGGGAFSGKDPSKVDRSAAYMARYVAKNVVAAGLAPRCEVQIAYCIGVAEPVSVLVSSLGTGEIPDEILTKAVREVFDLRPYHITKRLDLKRPIYSKTSCYGHFGRELPEFTWEKTDATADLRTAAKV
- the panC gene encoding pantoate--beta-alanine ligase, with protein sequence MEIIATLNEIKARCRELKKQGKTIALVPTMGYLHAGHISLITKAKELADIVVVSRFVNPTQFAPNEDLDAYPNDPDRDHAATEKAGTDILFEPPANAMYHPDHATWVEVPELAKGLCGVTRPTHFRGVCTVVTKLFNLIQPDFACFGEKDYQQLTIIRRMVRDLNMPVEIVGCPLVRESDGLAMSSRNAYLTEEERALAPHIRKGLLLLKEKAEQGEHSAKNLHAFFAGYIKENIPMARIDYCSMVDKDNLENVETLKGSAVVAVAVYLGKARLLDNISITK
- a CDS encoding YkgJ family cysteine cluster protein, which translates into the protein MSQIESVELEEIFLEYEVLAAQVDKLFQDVQSKYPEEVACTRTCSDCCHALFDLSLVEAMAVNRAFHEKFGFGAERSKIMERAGDADRTLTRLKYQYFRNAQCGMSDADIMEKAAHEKVRCPLLGDDDLCMLYEHRPLTCRIYGVPTAIKGKGHVCGKCRFDKGGKYPTLQLDRIQDKLAGLSHKITKAIGSGYKDLHSVYVPVSMALMNKYDEEYLGVKQDGKPKKKLKSPLE
- a CDS encoding tetratricopeptide repeat protein — encoded protein: MKERYDSLDEYIADLQAEIAQSDNCANHFYQLGMAMLAKHDYVEAESAFLNAVRLSPRLAEGFVQLGGLCLQRGDYEGCLRYNTEASNIRAKYAVPQANIGFCHLQMGDIKKAKSALIKALKWDPEFLQARTTLASAYFMEGNYDACIEESSAVIKAQPVFGPAWNNLALAYFEKEEFKKAAEAVEQAQKCGYEVHPDFVRQVREKA
- the thrC gene encoding threonine synthase, which translates into the protein MSSFPVIRHEMEYVCTKCNARHSIDELLYTCPSCGGVLLLNDRDFAEYKKIPGKKWQKLFDERRASDCQALKGIFRYYELMAPVLEEEDIVYLGDGHSPVILASKELRENLGIDFAFKHEGQNPSASFKDRGMAGVFSYLRAMVRKHGWDDILTVCASTGDTSAAAALYGAYVGSPIKTVVLLPEGKVTPQQLSQPLGSGATVLQIPGVFDDCMKVVEHLASHYRVALLNSKNSWRILGQESYAYEVAQEYRWNMKNKALFVPIGNAGNITAIMSGFIKMKKLDIIDELPRIFGVQSHHADPVYQYYHQVKENRVYHPVEVKPSVAQAAMIGNPVSFPRVQKLAAEYEALGGNFNVVQVREQDIMNAMIIANRHGHIACTQGGECLAGLFHAKQQGKIAHEFAILDATAHALKFSGFQEMYFENTFPPEFGVVPKENLCNRPHSVISEERKKSLSAGEYAEEAARNIAGFMGLAKR
- a CDS encoding ATP-binding protein, giving the protein MGYMASVDADKCIGCGECIDICPVSLYELVDGKSVAKNPEECLGCESCTGVCEQDAITITEA
- a CDS encoding malic enzyme-like NAD(P)-binding protein, which gives rise to MALYTDKEALDYHKFPRKGKVEVLPTVLCDTQKDLSVAYSPGVAVPCMEIHEDEKKVDVYTGRANLVAVVSNGTAVLGLGNIGAKASKPVMEGKGLLFKMFADVDVFDIELSEKDPKKICQIVKALEPTFGGINLEDIKAPECFYIEERLKKEMNIPVFHDDQHGTAVISGAGLINACELTKRKISSCKIVISGAGAAAIACANFYVSLGVKRKNIFMFDSKGLIHQGRTDLNKYKKRYAQKNPCTMAEAMRGADVFLGLSKKGVIDGDMLKTMNPQPLIFACANPDPEITYDEAKKAVPDCIIGTGRSDYPNQINNVSGFPFLFRGALDVGATEINEAMKIAAAYALAGLAKEKHIPEEVKKAYGGQEFKFGTEYIIPKPLDPRILEWETVAVAKAAMESGIAARPIEDFAKYKKELRSRVENCRKRAKAVYPFYK
- a CDS encoding radical SAM mobile pair protein B; this translates as MNTPLIREIQTKNILSKSNLPVCEYSANPYTGCTHGCRYCYASFMKRFTGHTEPWGTFLDVKTWTEISNPQKYAGKELFIGSVTDPYLPQEKHYKRTRALLEQLKGSGIKISIATKSDLILRDLDLLKTFPEARISWSVNTLDENFKNDMDNAVSIERRLAAMETFHQAGIRTTCFISPIFPELTDIKAIIRRAKKHCNLIWLENLNLRGDYKTVIMKYIQNSHPELLPLYQEIYDKGNRNYWEQLNMKLKKYAAKIGLDYATNNDNIKLPFEAPPVIVNYFYHEQIKKSAKKSGCTVFSD